In a genomic window of Sulfurimonas denitrificans DSM 1251:
- a CDS encoding DUF3883 domain-containing protein — protein sequence MKIEKNKHINYEILNLIGYGLSKFNDDFIKEFGFTTKTAFYEYCVIHNIAQTVGTVKNRMDLFDHFFPNNGRKGWWQKGDAYIHRKFLIDNLFGLENVKGYANIVKLYMKENYAVEDISISVKPIVKSRFKKLQETGLEAEIYFINNFNAITMFNTGSLEDARLFGDGYDFQVNVNNSTYLAEVKGIREKKGKFRLTENEYIKALEYQNDYIVTLVLNMNDLPTFLTIENPIRNLKFEERIINPKVMKEYHLVGDIC from the coding sequence ATGAAAATAGAAAAAAATAAGCATATAAATTATGAAATCTTAAATTTAATAGGTTATGGGCTTTCAAAATTTAATGATGATTTTATAAAAGAATTTGGATTTACAACAAAAACAGCTTTTTATGAATATTGTGTAATTCATAATATTGCCCAAACAGTTGGAACTGTAAAAAATCGGATGGATTTATTTGACCATTTTTTTCCAAATAATGGAAGAAAAGGTTGGTGGCAAAAAGGCGATGCATATATTCATCGAAAATTTTTAATAGATAATTTATTTGGGCTTGAAAATGTCAAAGGATATGCCAATATTGTAAAACTTTATATGAAAGAAAATTATGCAGTTGAAGATATTTCAATCAGTGTTAAACCAATAGTAAAATCAAGATTTAAAAAACTTCAAGAGACTGGTTTGGAAGCAGAAATTTATTTCATAAATAATTTTAATGCAATTACTATGTTTAATACAGGAAGTTTAGAAGATGCACGATTGTTTGGAGATGGGTATGATTTTCAAGTAAATGTAAATAATTCTACTTATTTAGCGGAAGTAAAAGGTATTCGAGAGAAAAAAGGAAAATTTAGGCTTACAGAAAATGAATATATAAAAGCACTTGAGTATCAAAATGATTACATTGTAACACTCGTGTTAAATATGAATGATTTACCTACTTTTTTAACTATTGAAAATCCAATCAGAAATTTGAAATTTGAAGAAAGAATCATAAACCCAAAAGTAATGAAAGAATATCACTTAGTTGGTGATATAT
- a CDS encoding DNA cytosine methyltransferase translates to MTYIMGRSLFNMDINKEESFRAIDLFAGIGGIRLGFEQAFGEKIEFVFASEIDKYARETYYANFGETPHGDITQIDEKNIPPFDILLAGFPCQAFSVAGHRKGFEDTRGTLFFDVMRIAAYHKPKVIFLENVKGLVGHDKGKTFKVILETLKELGYYVEYQILNAKDYGVPQNRERIYIVGFLDNEVEFEFPKPIEKYVKVGDILEDKVDEKYTISDKLWAGHQRRKIEHKAKGNGFGYSMFNENSIYTSTISARYYKDGSEILIEQKNQNPRKLSPREAGRLQGFPNSFNIKVSDVQAYKQFGNSVSVPVIEAISKNIFKIINNTDL, encoded by the coding sequence ATGACATATATTATGGGAAGAAGTTTATTTAATATGGATATCAATAAAGAAGAGAGCTTTAGAGCCATTGACCTTTTTGCTGGAATTGGTGGCATTAGACTTGGATTTGAACAAGCTTTTGGTGAAAAAATAGAATTTGTTTTTGCTTCTGAGATAGATAAATATGCTCGAGAAACTTATTATGCAAATTTTGGAGAAACTCCACATGGAGATATTACACAGATAGATGAAAAAAACATCCCTCCTTTTGATATTTTATTGGCTGGATTTCCTTGTCAAGCTTTTAGTGTGGCTGGGCATCGAAAGGGTTTTGAAGATACGAGGGGAACACTGTTTTTTGATGTTATGCGTATTGCTGCGTATCATAAACCAAAGGTTATATTTTTAGAAAATGTGAAAGGCTTAGTTGGACATGATAAAGGAAAAACTTTTAAAGTTATTTTGGAAACTTTAAAAGAATTGGGCTATTATGTAGAATATCAAATCCTAAATGCAAAAGATTATGGTGTGCCACAAAATAGGGAGAGAATTTATATTGTTGGATTTTTAGATAATGAAGTAGAGTTTGAATTTCCAAAACCGATAGAAAAATATGTAAAAGTTGGTGATATTTTGGAAGATAAAGTTGATGAAAAATATACAATTTCAGATAAACTTTGGGCAGGACATCAAAGAAGAAAAATTGAGCATAAAGCTAAAGGAAATGGTTTTGGATACTCCATGTTTAATGAAAATTCAATATATACAAGTACGATAAGTGCAAGATATTATAAAGATGGTTCAGAAATTTTGATTGAGCAAAAGAATCAAAATCCTAGAAAATTAAGTCCAAGGGAAGCTGGAAGGCTTCAAGGTTTTCCAAATAGTTTTAATATAAAAGTCAGTGATGTTCAAGCTTATAAACAATTTGGTAACAGTGTGTCAGTTCCAGTAATTGAAGCTATTTCAAAAAATATTTTTAAAATAATAAATAATACAGATTTATGA